A genomic window from Flavobacterium sp. I3-2 includes:
- a CDS encoding rhodanese-like domain-containing protein, which produces MSKQSFKIIFSGLIIIIMFGLLKNMFSENNNEELNNIISNAYLVDVRTPAEFAEGNVPGSVNIPLDQVQNQLSKFKNHESIVVFCRSGNRSGQAKAILEQNGFTNVVNGGTWQQINEIKNGAGK; this is translated from the coding sequence ATGTCAAAGCAAAGTTTTAAAATAATTTTTTCAGGTTTAATTATCATTATTATGTTTGGATTACTAAAAAATATGTTCTCAGAGAACAACAACGAAGAATTAAATAACATCATTAGTAACGCCTATTTAGTAGATGTTAGAACACCCGCTGAATTTGCAGAAGGAAACGTTCCTGGTTCGGTAAATATACCTTTAGATCAAGTACAAAATCAATTATCAAAATTCAAAAATCACGAAAGTATTGTGGTATTTTGCAGAAGCGGAAACAGAAGTGGTCAAGCCAAAGCTATTTTAGAACAGAATGGTTTTACTAATGTAGTAAATGGTGGTACTTGGCAACAAATAAATGAAATTAAAAATGGAGCAGGAAAATAA
- a CDS encoding methyltransferase domain-containing protein has protein sequence MDGIADKNTAILIPGCGNAYEAEYLVQQGFTNITLIDIAPKAVENLKQKFENNPNITILLENFFEHKGGYDLVIEQTFFSAIPPFRRKEYAAKMHDILKENGRIVGVLFDKQFNNPFPPFGGCPCEYKPIFESLFDIKTMEECYNSIPPRQGSEVFIHFIKK, from the coding sequence ATGGACGGGATCGCGGATAAAAATACCGCGATTCTGATTCCTGGTTGCGGAAATGCCTACGAAGCAGAATATTTAGTTCAGCAAGGATTCACTAATATTACCTTAATTGATATTGCACCAAAGGCGGTTGAAAATTTAAAACAAAAGTTTGAAAACAATCCCAACATCACCATCTTGTTAGAAAATTTCTTCGAACATAAAGGTGGTTATGATTTGGTCATAGAGCAAACTTTTTTTAGTGCCATTCCTCCGTTCAGAAGAAAGGAATATGCCGCAAAAATGCACGACATTTTAAAGGAAAACGGACGAATTGTAGGAGTTCTATTCGACAAACAGTTCAATAATCCATTTCCACCATTTGGAGGTTGCCCTTGTGAATATAAACCCATTTTTGAAAGTCTTTTCGATATCAAAACCATGGAAGAATGTTACAACAGTATTCCTCCACGACAAGGAAGTGAAGTATTTATTCATTTTATCAAAAAATAA
- a CDS encoding DUF6132 family protein: MKTFFQKHIITIIGVAVGLIVGYLYWHYVGCNSGTCAITSNPRNSTLYGGMIGGLVFSLFKKEK, encoded by the coding sequence ATGAAAACATTCTTTCAAAAACATATCATAACCATTATAGGTGTTGCTGTAGGTCTTATAGTAGGGTATTTGTATTGGCATTATGTGGGATGCAATTCTGGCACATGTGCTATTACATCAAACCCAAGAAACAGTACATTGTACGGTGGTATGATTGGAGGGTTGGTATTTTCATTATTTAAAAAAGAAAAATAG
- the trxA gene encoding thioredoxin — protein MTFEEIINQDKPVLVDFFATWCGPCKMQAPILEEVKQHLGDQVSVIKIDVDQNQSVAAQYQVRSVPTLIIFKNGQIRWRQAGVFPANELERLLKENL, from the coding sequence ATGACATTTGAAGAAATCATTAATCAAGATAAACCTGTTTTAGTAGACTTTTTTGCTACTTGGTGTGGACCTTGTAAAATGCAAGCTCCTATTTTAGAAGAAGTAAAACAACACTTAGGTGATCAAGTATCGGTAATCAAAATCGATGTCGATCAAAACCAATCGGTAGCCGCTCAGTACCAAGTAAGAAGCGTACCTACATTAATCATTTTCAAAAATGGACAAATTCGTTGGCGCCAAGCAGGTGTTTTTCCTGCGAATGAGTTGGAACGTTTACTAAAAGAAAATTTATAA
- a CDS encoding MBL fold metallo-hydrolase, translating into MKHKLLLFKALGVFLVSHYTLNAQNMKFERIYDETLAQASYIIANDKNEAIVIDPKRDIDTYLEYAKKNGLTIKYVTETHIHADYLSGAPELAKATQADLLLSNEGGPDWQYAFDHQPLKDQQIIQLGNVELKVIHTPGHTPESLTFLVKNTKDQTAPTKAITGDFIFVGDVGRPDLLEKAAGQKGSQFEGAYQLFTSLNQFIKLPKNTEIWPGHGAGSFCGKSLSNIPQSTLEQEMATSPAFQYLNDKDAFTKFILDGQPEPPKYFAVMKQWNKSVRPLLIEVPKIQNLSTVELENAIKNNVLVIDARKKEEVAKGFIPGSLHIEGGKSFATFVGSLVDYNNQIVLVGNEDQIENLQRKLIRIGMDNIYGYISDVKELNGLKTSNIITAKEVQQLMKVKNVQLVDVRTATEYASGHIKGFENITLNSLEKNVSKIQKDAPVIIHCQSGVRGAMAYSILEKLGYTNILNYSGSINDWSAKKLPLVK; encoded by the coding sequence ATGAAACATAAGTTATTGTTATTTAAAGCCTTAGGCGTATTTTTAGTGTCTCATTATACTTTAAATGCTCAGAATATGAAGTTTGAACGAATTTACGATGAAACACTTGCACAAGCGAGTTACATCATTGCGAATGATAAAAATGAAGCCATCGTAATTGACCCAAAACGCGATATCGATACGTATTTAGAATACGCGAAAAAGAATGGTTTAACGATAAAATATGTTACTGAAACACATATTCATGCCGATTATTTAAGTGGGGCACCAGAATTAGCAAAAGCTACTCAAGCGGATTTATTACTATCTAACGAAGGTGGACCTGATTGGCAATATGCTTTTGATCATCAACCATTAAAAGACCAGCAAATTATACAATTGGGAAATGTTGAACTAAAGGTGATACACACTCCCGGACATACGCCAGAAAGCTTAACTTTTTTAGTAAAAAACACGAAAGATCAGACGGCACCAACTAAAGCTATTACAGGAGATTTTATTTTTGTAGGTGATGTGGGTCGTCCTGATTTATTAGAAAAAGCGGCCGGTCAAAAAGGGTCGCAATTTGAAGGAGCATATCAATTGTTTACATCATTGAATCAGTTCATTAAATTACCTAAAAACACAGAGATTTGGCCTGGTCACGGTGCTGGTTCGTTTTGTGGTAAAAGTTTGAGCAACATTCCTCAATCTACATTGGAACAAGAAATGGCAACAAGCCCTGCTTTTCAATACTTGAATGATAAAGATGCGTTTACTAAATTTATTTTAGATGGTCAGCCTGAACCACCTAAATATTTTGCGGTAATGAAACAATGGAATAAATCGGTACGACCTTTATTGATTGAAGTACCAAAAATTCAAAATTTATCAACTGTTGAATTAGAGAATGCCATCAAAAATAATGTGTTGGTGATTGATGCTCGTAAAAAAGAGGAAGTAGCGAAAGGCTTTATTCCAGGTAGTTTACATATTGAAGGTGGAAAATCATTTGCAACGTTTGTAGGATCTTTGGTAGATTACAACAATCAAATAGTATTGGTGGGCAATGAAGATCAAATCGAAAATTTACAACGTAAATTGATACGCATTGGAATGGACAACATTTATGGTTATATTTCTGATGTAAAAGAATTAAATGGTTTGAAAACTTCTAATATTATTACAGCTAAAGAGGTTCAACAATTAATGAAAGTCAAAAATGTTCAGTTGGTTGATGTTCGTACAGCAACGGAATACGCAAGTGGTCACATCAAAGGTTTTGAAAACATTACTCTGAATTCTTTAGAGAAAAACGTTTCTAAAATCCAAAAAGATGCACCTGTGATTATTCACTGTCAAAGTGGTGTACGTGGTGCTATGGCCTACTCTATTCTAGAAAAATTAGGCTACACAAATATTTTAAATTACAGCGGCAGTATCAACGATTGGTCTGCTAAAAAATTACCTTTGGTAAAATAA
- a CDS encoding DoxX family protein yields MKETTVSSTSILVLRIAVSGIFIAAGINHLQKPQGVAKRILEAPSGEFLSSIVDPHFLALSSGFLLLLFGITFLLGIYTRISAIALVLLLIPITLTIQINGGILFGPLWKNIVIFGGLSFFIINKNLPYQIFPKTK; encoded by the coding sequence ATGAAAGAAACAACCGTTTCTAGTACATCAATATTGGTGTTACGCATCGCTGTGAGTGGCATTTTTATCGCCGCAGGAATAAATCATTTACAAAAACCTCAAGGCGTTGCCAAACGAATTTTAGAAGCACCAAGTGGTGAATTTTTAAGTTCCATTGTTGATCCACATTTCCTTGCGTTAAGTTCAGGCTTTTTATTATTACTTTTCGGAATTACATTTTTGTTGGGTATTTACACGAGAATCAGTGCCATTGCTTTAGTGCTTTTATTGATTCCGATTACTTTAACTATTCAAATAAATGGAGGTATATTGTTTGGACCTTTATGGAAGAACATAGTCATTTTTGGTGGCTTGTCTTTCTTTATCATCAATAAAAATCTTCCGTATCAAATCTTTCCAAAAACTAAATAA
- a CDS encoding bifunctional metallophosphatase/5'-nucleotidase has product MAQQQKITILQTADIHAYMNPHDELFVENGQITFRKAGGLAHIKTVVDQIKKENPKGTLLIDGGDFYQGSGESVRSQGAIFPKIIHEMNYDLLIPGNWEVIYGKEVMMELMNNYKTNVITSNMFHKTDNNPMFPQHWITEMKGVKIGFISYNDPEIPIRQNPGYSEGIAFTEVNHNLKALVSEMKTVRKVDLLFIVAHIGISKQVALANHPDVEGVDFIFGNDTHERIRKPIEGKYSKVVEPGAFSSFLGRLDVTVENGKMIDYQYNLIEIDPKKYPADKKVQKVIDRQLKPFAKEMNEVLGYTTTPLYRYLVVENPMDNLITDALLWKTGVDFATSNGFRFGVPILPNEEGKAAITQRDLWRMLPVDEKMKIAEVSGQQILDWLEKEINNVYAKDPLKRFGGWLVRFSGMTLKFDSSKEIGERVLEVTIQGKPLEKDKMYKMASCNRTGEPLSTMCRMPNAKNAVIQKFTLHDAVRDYLKHHKTVSPKIDGRAQAVDLGDNVFSQMKETGYEFK; this is encoded by the coding sequence ATGGCACAACAACAAAAAATAACCATTTTACAGACAGCAGATATCCATGCATATATGAATCCTCACGATGAATTATTTGTGGAAAACGGACAAATTACCTTTCGTAAAGCTGGAGGATTAGCTCATATTAAAACCGTTGTAGATCAAATCAAAAAAGAAAATCCTAAAGGGACGCTTTTGATTGATGGTGGTGATTTTTACCAAGGAAGTGGAGAAAGTGTTCGCTCACAAGGTGCTATTTTCCCAAAAATTATCCACGAAATGAATTATGATTTGCTGATTCCTGGCAATTGGGAAGTGATTTATGGCAAAGAAGTGATGATGGAATTGATGAACAATTACAAAACCAATGTCATTACCTCCAATATGTTTCATAAAACGGATAACAACCCTATGTTCCCTCAGCATTGGATTACAGAAATGAAAGGTGTTAAAATAGGTTTTATTTCTTATAATGATCCTGAAATCCCTATTCGTCAAAATCCTGGTTATTCTGAAGGTATTGCATTTACAGAAGTTAATCATAATCTGAAAGCCTTAGTTTCGGAAATGAAAACTGTTAGAAAAGTCGACCTATTATTTATTGTCGCTCATATTGGTATTTCCAAACAAGTAGCTTTAGCCAATCATCCCGATGTAGAAGGCGTAGATTTTATTTTTGGAAATGATACCCACGAACGCATTCGAAAACCTATTGAAGGTAAATACAGTAAAGTAGTAGAACCTGGCGCTTTTAGTTCGTTTTTAGGAAGATTGGACGTTACGGTAGAAAATGGAAAAATGATAGATTATCAATATAATTTGATAGAAATTGATCCTAAAAAATATCCGGCAGATAAAAAAGTTCAAAAAGTAATTGATCGCCAACTAAAACCATTTGCCAAAGAAATGAACGAAGTATTGGGGTATACTACAACGCCTTTGTATCGTTATTTGGTAGTAGAAAATCCGATGGATAATTTAATTACCGATGCCTTGCTATGGAAAACAGGTGTAGATTTTGCAACCTCTAATGGTTTCCGTTTTGGGGTGCCAATTTTACCGAATGAAGAAGGAAAAGCAGCCATTACACAACGAGATTTATGGCGTATGCTTCCGGTAGATGAAAAAATGAAAATTGCAGAAGTTTCTGGTCAACAAATTTTAGATTGGCTAGAAAAAGAAATCAATAATGTATATGCTAAAGATCCTTTAAAACGTTTTGGCGGTTGGTTGGTACGCTTCTCTGGCATGACATTAAAATTTGATAGCAGCAAAGAGATCGGCGAACGTGTATTAGAAGTAACCATTCAAGGAAAGCCTTTAGAAAAAGACAAAATGTATAAAATGGCATCTTGTAATCGTACTGGTGAACCGTTATCGACAATGTGTAGAATGCCAAATGCTAAAAATGCGGTCATTCAAAAATTCACATTGCATGATGCTGTTAGAGATTACTTGAAACACCACAAAACGGTAAGTCCGAAAATTGATGGTCGTGCTCAGGCAGTAGATTTAGGTGATAATGTATTCTCCCAAATGAAAGAAACAGGATACGAGTTTAAATAA
- a CDS encoding DUF2490 domain-containing protein, with the protein MTKQIYYILSFILLISTNSVAQSNNLWLRATFSVKDSLGITYDAELQYRLQTIATESIPKHPFLNSGRIWMHYSLNEKMKISLSPVAFFDHIKYKNKDELYLKSHIKEYRNSLAAEYQFIQQKRFHLYARTAIEFRFFSNKKNEFRWRNRVGIDIKITNKTILRPFYEIFHKNSNSNSLILDQMRFNLSLKHQFSKKWIAELGYIDQLNPNQLTVKLERKPNVFINIQYKL; encoded by the coding sequence ATGACCAAGCAAATTTATTACATACTATCATTCATTTTATTGATTTCAACTAATAGTGTTGCTCAATCCAATAACTTATGGTTGAGAGCTACGTTTTCTGTAAAAGATTCTTTAGGAATTACCTATGATGCAGAGTTACAATATCGGTTACAAACAATTGCTACAGAAAGCATACCTAAACACCCTTTTTTAAATTCTGGACGTATTTGGATGCATTATTCACTTAATGAAAAAATGAAAATTTCATTATCCCCTGTGGCTTTTTTTGACCACATAAAATATAAGAACAAAGACGAACTTTATCTAAAGTCACATATAAAAGAATACAGAAATAGTTTAGCCGCAGAGTATCAATTTATTCAACAAAAAAGATTTCATTTATATGCTAGAACAGCCATTGAATTTAGATTTTTTTCCAACAAAAAAAATGAATTTAGATGGAGAAATCGCGTAGGTATAGATATCAAAATTACTAATAAAACTATACTAAGACCGTTTTACGAAATCTTTCATAAAAATTCTAATTCCAATTCACTAATATTGGATCAAATGCGTTTTAACTTGAGTTTGAAACATCAATTTTCAAAAAAATGGATTGCAGAATTAGGTTATATTGACCAGCTAAATCCAAATCAGCTAACGGTAAAACTAGAAAGGAAACCTAATGTATTCATAAATATTCAATATAAATTATAA
- a CDS encoding TIGR00341 family protein, giving the protein MLLEKKLYLRKKLAMKIFNPWNLHEGEENKEKVLVDITNNISFNGANLWILACAILIASIGLNMNSTAVIIGAMLISPLMGPIVGAGFALATFNFQLLSKSLKNLLIATCVSLIVSTIYFYLSPFKEVQSELLARTSPTIYDVMIAFFGGIVGAISITRKEKGNPISGVAIATALMPPLCTAGFGLATGDFKFFVGAVYLYAINCFFIGISTYLIIKYLKYKPQEITTNLKTAKNVRYGITILLFLITIPSLYIAYQLLQEKKYNQNVNVFLDKEFVEKGHTIIYKKINFKSNPKKVEIALISKKFDSLELNRLNDLLKIYTIPNSELIIKQNTQDLKQEILAELKKNNNISKGDDIQIKNLRQAIAKYQLYDQDFITDISIVFPEIKNYSVGLQNHIISKDSIVEKPMFMYESTKNLDTTKLKKWLINKWDTDEIDIQEFDTKK; this is encoded by the coding sequence ATACTTCTTGAAAAAAAATTATATTTAAGAAAAAAATTAGCTATGAAAATTTTTAATCCATGGAATCTTCACGAAGGCGAAGAAAATAAAGAAAAAGTACTAGTCGATATTACTAATAATATTTCTTTTAACGGAGCAAATTTATGGATTTTAGCATGTGCTATACTAATTGCATCAATTGGTTTAAATATGAACTCTACAGCTGTAATTATTGGCGCTATGCTAATATCTCCGCTTATGGGACCAATAGTAGGTGCTGGATTTGCTTTAGCTACATTTAATTTTCAATTACTATCCAAGTCGTTAAAAAATTTGTTAATAGCAACTTGTGTAAGTTTAATAGTATCGACTATTTACTTTTATCTAAGTCCTTTTAAAGAAGTTCAATCAGAACTGTTAGCAAGAACATCTCCCACTATTTATGATGTAATGATTGCTTTCTTTGGAGGTATCGTTGGAGCCATATCTATAACACGTAAAGAAAAGGGAAATCCAATTTCTGGTGTAGCAATTGCAACAGCTTTGATGCCGCCTTTATGTACCGCAGGTTTTGGTCTGGCAACAGGAGATTTTAAATTTTTTGTTGGAGCAGTTTATCTTTATGCTATAAATTGTTTTTTTATTGGTATTTCAACTTATTTGATAATTAAATATTTAAAATACAAACCACAAGAAATTACTACAAATCTTAAAACTGCTAAAAATGTGAGATATGGAATAACGATACTTTTATTTTTAATTACTATTCCTAGTTTGTACATTGCATATCAACTTTTACAAGAAAAAAAATATAATCAAAATGTGAATGTATTTTTAGATAAAGAATTTGTGGAAAAAGGGCATACTATTATTTATAAAAAAATAAATTTTAAGTCTAATCCAAAAAAAGTTGAAATTGCACTAATCTCAAAGAAATTTGATTCATTAGAATTGAATCGATTAAATGATTTACTAAAAATTTATACAATACCAAATTCAGAATTAATTATTAAACAAAATACTCAAGATTTAAAACAAGAAATATTAGCTGAGCTGAAAAAGAATAATAATATATCAAAAGGTGATGATATCCAAATTAAAAATTTAAGACAAGCAATAGCAAAGTATCAATTGTATGATCAAGATTTTATAACAGATATATCAATTGTATTTCCGGAAATAAAAAATTACTCTGTAGGCCTACAAAATCACATAATATCTAAAGATTCTATAGTTGAAAAACCAATGTTTATGTATGAATCAACAAAAAATTTAGATACAACAAAATTAAAAAAATGGCTGATAAACAAATGGGATACTGACGAAATAGATATTCAAGAATTTGACACAAAAAAATAA
- a CDS encoding potassium channel family protein, with the protein MKLIIIGLGNFGSSLGIKMTKLGHEVIGVDSNNERVEYYKDKFSYTICLDATDEIALSKLPINNTDIVLVTIGENEGANIMATANFKNKNVKRLISRSINSVHENVLHAIGVDQIIRPEEESAERWTKKLNAKGIIDSFDLNNDFSIIEVLSPKELVGKTFDEIQFKKNYNILVMTIIKNKEETSFLGQFKMVPQVQGFPSSSTVIEKDDVLVIYGANNDIYKFIKRFVV; encoded by the coding sequence ATGAAACTAATTATAATCGGTTTAGGAAATTTTGGCTCATCTCTTGGTATTAAAATGACAAAATTAGGTCATGAAGTTATTGGAGTTGATAGTAATAATGAGAGGGTAGAATATTATAAAGATAAATTTTCTTATACCATTTGCTTAGATGCAACCGATGAGATAGCTTTAAGTAAATTACCAATTAATAATACCGACATTGTTTTAGTGACTATCGGAGAAAATGAAGGAGCTAATATCATGGCTACAGCTAATTTCAAAAACAAGAATGTAAAGAGGTTAATTAGCCGTTCAATAAATTCAGTTCACGAAAATGTTCTACATGCTATCGGAGTTGATCAAATTATAAGACCAGAAGAAGAATCTGCAGAAAGATGGACTAAAAAATTGAATGCTAAAGGTATTATAGATTCTTTTGATTTAAATAATGATTTTAGTATAATCGAAGTCTTATCACCGAAAGAGCTTGTTGGAAAAACCTTTGATGAGATTCAATTTAAAAAAAATTATAATATTTTAGTAATGACAATTATTAAAAATAAAGAAGAGACTAGTTTTTTAGGTCAATTTAAGATGGTACCCCAAGTTCAAGGGTTTCCTTCTTCATCTACTGTTATAGAAAAAGATGATGTATTAGTAATATATGGTGCAAATAATGATATATATAAATTTATTAAAAGATTTGTAGTCTGA
- a CDS encoding TrkH family potassium uptake protein produces MITNLFFKKILSGLYKFSLILAIILLIALLGFGFPNDYKLFVNIFFIIILAIGLLKTILKFFYTSDKFIFRVFVFDVLSVLFIGYCVYIQLADYSIYFVSKYLQFAILLKLVREFANPNFSFNRKYITPPQLFIISFISIIILGALLLLLPKATTHPINFLDAFFTSTSAVCVTGLTVFNVSETFTVFGQTIILLLIQIGGLGILTFAAYIAYFFKGNSSYEYQITLGNISNNDAFSEVFGFIKKIIYITFCIESLGALIIFFSLDDFNIGIFDKVFISIFHSISAFCNAGFSTLPNGLMQNITINNYSFQLILIILIFLGGIGFPILVNLIKYLKYFFKKVFLRFFYKTTEEKNWIFSLNSKVNLFTSLTIFGVSTLIIYFEEFYFTLNEHTGFGKFVSAAFVSMTTRTAGFNTINFSELQFSTIILILLLMWIGASPTSTGGGIKTSTFAIAILNFINIARGKNSIEIFKRKINESVVQKAFATITLSFLVIGLGVFLISKFDSNLPLIDIAFEVFSAYSTVGLSLDTTVLLSEPSKIVIIIIMFIGRVSMITILTAFFKKNISSRYSYPSGDILI; encoded by the coding sequence ATGATAACAAATCTTTTTTTTAAAAAAATTTTATCTGGTTTATATAAGTTTAGTTTAATTCTAGCAATTATTTTACTAATAGCCCTTTTAGGTTTCGGTTTTCCAAATGATTATAAATTATTTGTCAATATATTTTTTATTATAATACTAGCGATAGGATTATTAAAAACTATATTAAAGTTTTTTTATACATCTGATAAATTTATTTTTCGTGTTTTTGTATTTGATGTATTGAGTGTACTTTTTATAGGTTATTGTGTTTACATTCAATTAGCAGATTATTCCATATATTTTGTTAGTAAATATTTACAATTTGCGATTTTACTTAAACTAGTTAGAGAGTTTGCAAATCCAAATTTTTCATTTAATAGAAAATATATTACACCCCCTCAGTTGTTTATTATAAGTTTTATATCAATTATTATTTTAGGAGCTTTATTACTTTTATTACCCAAGGCAACAACCCATCCAATAAATTTTTTGGATGCTTTTTTTACTTCAACAAGTGCTGTATGTGTTACTGGGTTAACTGTATTTAATGTTTCAGAAACTTTTACAGTTTTTGGACAAACCATAATATTATTGTTAATTCAAATAGGAGGGTTGGGTATACTTACTTTTGCCGCTTATATAGCTTATTTTTTTAAAGGAAATAGTTCTTATGAGTATCAAATAACACTTGGAAATATATCCAACAACGATGCTTTTAGTGAAGTTTTTGGTTTTATAAAAAAAATAATTTATATCACATTTTGTATAGAATCTTTAGGAGCTCTGATCATTTTCTTTTCTTTAGATGATTTCAATATAGGTATTTTTGATAAAGTTTTTATATCCATTTTTCATTCTATTTCTGCATTTTGTAATGCTGGTTTTTCAACGCTACCCAATGGATTAATGCAAAATATAACAATTAATAATTATTCATTTCAACTTATCTTAATTATTTTAATTTTCTTAGGTGGAATTGGTTTTCCAATTCTAGTTAATTTAATTAAGTATTTAAAATATTTCTTTAAAAAAGTATTTTTACGTTTTTTTTATAAAACTACAGAAGAGAAAAACTGGATATTTTCTTTAAATTCAAAAGTGAATCTATTTACATCATTAACAATTTTTGGAGTCTCTACGTTAATAATATATTTCGAAGAATTTTATTTTACATTGAATGAACATACTGGTTTTGGAAAATTTGTGTCTGCAGCTTTTGTTTCAATGACAACAAGAACAGCCGGATTTAATACAATCAATTTTTCTGAACTACAATTTTCAACTATTATTCTAATTTTACTTTTAATGTGGATAGGTGCCTCACCAACTTCTACCGGTGGAGGTATTAAAACAAGTACCTTTGCAATTGCTATTTTAAATTTTATTAATATTGCAAGAGGTAAAAATTCAATTGAAATATTTAAACGTAAAATTAACGAATCTGTTGTTCAAAAAGCTTTTGCAACCATTACACTTTCATTTCTAGTTATTGGTTTAGGAGTTTTTTTGATTTCTAAATTTGATAGTAACTTACCACTTATTGATATAGCATTCGAAGTTTTTTCTGCTTATTCTACCGTTGGTTTGTCTTTAGATACCACAGTCTTGTTATCAGAACCTAGCAAAATAGTTATAATTATAATTATGTTTATTGGACGTGTTTCAATGATTACAATTTTGACAGCTTTTTTTAAGAAAAATATTTCTTCCAGATATTCATATCCTAGTGGAGATATACTAATATAA